One Streptomyces mobaraensis NBRC 13819 = DSM 40847 DNA segment encodes these proteins:
- a CDS encoding ABC transporter permease, with product MASTETASSGTAVSGTASSDLAGLEAGLDALDAVPVERPPLRRVLLHKVLPPVTAVVLVLAVWKLLVVAGVTADYKLPDPSAVWHSLRELWLQGTLFDIIWTSVSRGLLGFLAALALGTPLGLLVARVPFVRAALGPILSGLQSLPSVAWVPAAVIWLGITDAAMYAVILLGAVPSIANGLVSGIDQVPPLYLRAGRTLGATGARGARHVLLPAALPGYIAGLKQGWAFAWRSLMAAELIASSPDLGLGLGQYLENARTDSDMPGVLLGILLILFVGIAIDLAVFSPLERRVLRTRGLAAK from the coding sequence ATGGCAAGCACTGAGACCGCCTCCTCCGGGACCGCCGTCTCCGGGACCGCCTCCTCCGACCTGGCCGGGCTGGAGGCCGGGCTCGACGCCCTGGACGCCGTCCCGGTCGAACGGCCGCCGCTGCGGCGGGTGCTGCTGCACAAGGTGCTGCCGCCGGTCACGGCCGTCGTGCTCGTCCTCGCCGTCTGGAAGCTGCTGGTCGTCGCCGGGGTCACCGCGGACTACAAGCTGCCCGACCCCTCCGCCGTCTGGCACAGCCTGCGCGAACTCTGGCTCCAGGGGACGCTGTTCGACATCATCTGGACCAGCGTCTCGCGCGGCCTGCTCGGCTTCCTCGCCGCCCTCGCCCTGGGCACCCCGCTGGGCCTGCTGGTGGCGCGCGTGCCCTTCGTCCGGGCGGCCCTCGGCCCCATCCTCTCCGGCCTCCAGTCGCTGCCCTCGGTGGCGTGGGTGCCGGCGGCGGTCATCTGGCTGGGGATCACGGACGCGGCGATGTACGCGGTGATCCTGCTGGGCGCCGTCCCGTCCATCGCCAACGGGCTGGTGTCCGGCATCGACCAAGTGCCGCCGCTGTACCTGCGGGCCGGCCGCACCCTGGGCGCGACGGGGGCCCGGGGCGCACGCCACGTCCTGCTGCCGGCGGCACTCCCCGGCTACATCGCCGGCCTCAAACAGGGCTGGGCGTTCGCCTGGCGCTCCCTGATGGCGGCCGAACTCATCGCATCCTCACCGGATCTCGGCCTGGGGCTGGGCCAGTACCTGGAGAACGCCCGCACCGACTCGGACATGCCCGGGGTGCTGCTCGGCATCCTGCTGATCCTCTTCGTCGGCATCGCCATCGACCTGGCGGTCTTCAGCCCCCTGGAACGCCGGGTGCTCCGCACGCGCGGGCTGGCGGCGAAATGA
- a CDS encoding NAD(P)H-binding protein, whose amino-acid sequence MTTLVTGGRGRVARALVDLLCADGRPVRVASNAPERLELPDGTPTVRCSLGEPETFPAALDGVTSVFLYAQASHADAFLAEAERAGVEHIVLLSSTAALVPDDVRNPIADMHRDAERALAASPILSTALRPGGFATNALGWAHAIRSEGVVRLPYPEAHSASIHERDIAEAAHAVLTSAAHRGTGHTLSGPESLTFREQVEHIGRAVGRTLTVETVSPEEWKRSVSAFIPEEYADTLLDAWRATDGVPDAVAPGVELLTGRPARTFATWAEEHAADFTA is encoded by the coding sequence ATGACCACACTCGTCACCGGCGGCCGCGGGCGCGTGGCCCGGGCCCTCGTCGACCTCCTGTGCGCCGACGGCCGTCCGGTCCGCGTCGCCTCGAACGCCCCCGAGCGGCTCGAACTCCCGGACGGCACGCCCACCGTGCGGTGCTCGCTCGGGGAGCCGGAGACGTTCCCCGCCGCCCTCGACGGGGTGACGTCGGTGTTCCTCTACGCGCAGGCGTCGCACGCCGACGCCTTCCTCGCGGAGGCGGAACGCGCCGGAGTGGAGCACATCGTCCTGCTGTCGTCGACCGCCGCACTGGTGCCGGACGACGTCCGGAACCCGATCGCCGACATGCACCGGGACGCCGAGCGGGCGCTGGCGGCGTCCCCCATCCTCTCCACCGCGCTGCGGCCGGGAGGTTTCGCCACCAATGCGCTCGGGTGGGCCCACGCCATCCGCTCCGAGGGCGTCGTCCGCCTCCCCTACCCCGAGGCGCACTCCGCCTCCATCCACGAGCGGGACATCGCCGAGGCCGCCCACGCGGTGCTCACCTCCGCGGCGCATCGCGGCACCGGGCACACGCTCTCCGGCCCGGAATCGCTCACCTTCCGCGAGCAGGTGGAGCACATCGGGCGCGCCGTGGGCCGGACCCTGACCGTCGAGACCGTGAGCCCGGAGGAGTGGAAGCGGTCGGTCTCCGCCTTCATCCCGGAGGAGTACGCGGACACGCTGCTTGACGCGTGGCGGGCCACGGACGGTGTTCCTGACGCGGTCGCGCCCGGCGTCGAGCTGCTGACCGGGCGTCCGGCCCGTACGTTCGCGACCTGGGCCGAGGAGCACGCGGCGGACTTCACCGCCTGA
- the cysD gene encoding sulfate adenylyltransferase subunit CysD, with amino-acid sequence MTARGDSPYALTHLDALESEAVHVFREVAGEFERPVLLFSGGKDSVVMLHTALKAFAPAPLPFALLHVDTGHNFPEVLAYRDRVVARHGLRLHIASVQEFIDDGRLRERPDGTRNPLQTVPLLDAIERHRFDAVFGGGRRDEEKARAKERVFSLRDEFGGWDPRRQRPELWDLYNGRHSPGEHVRVFPLSNWTELDVWQYIAREGIELPSIYYAHEREVFARSGMWLTPGEWGGPRDGERVERRVVRYRTVGDMSCTGAVESDAATVDRVIEEIAASRLTERGATRADDKLSEAAMEDRKREGYF; translated from the coding sequence GTGACGGCTCGCGGCGACAGTCCGTACGCCCTGACGCACCTCGACGCGCTGGAGTCGGAGGCCGTGCACGTCTTCCGGGAGGTGGCGGGCGAGTTCGAACGGCCGGTGCTGCTGTTCTCCGGCGGCAAGGACTCCGTCGTCATGCTGCACACGGCGCTGAAGGCGTTCGCCCCGGCCCCGCTGCCGTTCGCGCTGCTGCACGTGGACACCGGGCACAACTTCCCGGAGGTGCTGGCCTACCGCGACCGCGTCGTCGCCCGGCACGGGCTGCGGCTGCACATCGCGTCCGTCCAGGAGTTCATCGACGACGGACGGCTGCGCGAGCGCCCCGACGGCACCCGCAACCCACTGCAGACCGTGCCGCTGCTGGACGCCATCGAACGGCACCGCTTCGACGCGGTGTTCGGCGGCGGCCGACGGGACGAGGAGAAGGCGCGGGCGAAGGAGCGGGTGTTCTCGCTGCGCGACGAGTTCGGCGGCTGGGACCCGCGCCGCCAGCGGCCGGAGCTGTGGGACCTGTACAACGGGCGGCACTCGCCCGGCGAGCACGTCCGCGTCTTCCCGCTGTCCAACTGGACCGAGCTGGACGTCTGGCAGTACATAGCCCGCGAGGGGATCGAACTCCCCTCCATCTACTACGCCCACGAGCGCGAGGTCTTCGCCCGGTCCGGGATGTGGCTGACCCCCGGCGAGTGGGGCGGCCCCCGGGACGGGGAGCGGGTGGAGAGACGCGTGGTGCGCTACCGGACGGTCGGTGACATGTCCTGCACGGGCGCCGTGGAGTCGGACGCCGCGACCGTCGACCGGGTCATCGAGGAGATCGCCGCCTCCCGGCTCACCGAGCGGGGCGCGACGCGCGCCGACGACAAGCTGTCGGAGGCCGCGATGGAAGACCGCAAGCGCGAGGGGTACTTCTGA
- a CDS encoding phosphotransferase enzyme family protein has product MSEAAFTERRARALLARAGVAAPTARDATLLALGENAVFATGGLVVKVGRHASLADRARRELRVATWLAESGVPAVRPAEAEVALADGHPVTFWHRLPDAVRPAAPEDLAGLLRLVHALPAPDFGLPPRELLDGVERWLLLAGEAIDPADAAYLRERRDGFAGAAAALVPHLPPGPVHGDALPRNVHVGPDGPVLVDLETFAADLREHDLVVMALSRDRYGLDPRAYDTFVRAYGWDVREWDGCAVLRGARETASCAWVAQHAPGNPAALAEFRRRVASLRDGDPAVRWRPF; this is encoded by the coding sequence GTGTCGGAGGCGGCATTCACGGAGCGGCGGGCGCGCGCCCTCCTGGCGCGGGCCGGGGTGGCGGCGCCCACGGCGCGCGACGCGACGCTGCTCGCCCTGGGCGAGAACGCGGTGTTCGCGACCGGCGGGCTGGTGGTGAAGGTCGGGCGGCACGCCTCGCTCGCCGACCGCGCGCGCCGTGAACTGCGCGTCGCCACGTGGCTGGCGGAGAGCGGCGTCCCGGCCGTGCGGCCCGCCGAGGCGGAGGTGGCACTGGCGGACGGGCACCCGGTGACGTTCTGGCACCGCCTCCCCGACGCCGTCCGCCCCGCGGCCCCCGAGGACCTGGCCGGGCTCCTCCGGCTCGTCCACGCCCTGCCCGCCCCGGACTTCGGCCTGCCGCCGCGCGAACTGCTCGACGGTGTCGAGCGCTGGCTGCTGCTGGCCGGCGAGGCGATCGACCCGGCGGACGCGGCGTACCTGCGCGAGCGGCGCGACGGTTTCGCCGGGGCCGCCGCCGCGCTCGTCCCGCACCTCCCGCCGGGCCCGGTGCACGGCGACGCGCTCCCCCGCAACGTCCACGTCGGGCCGGACGGGCCCGTCCTGGTCGACCTGGAGACCTTCGCCGCCGACCTGCGCGAGCACGACCTGGTCGTGATGGCGCTCAGCCGCGACCGCTACGGCCTCGACCCGCGGGCCTACGACACCTTCGTCCGCGCCTACGGCTGGGACGTCCGCGAGTGGGACGGCTGCGCGGTGCTGCGCGGGGCGCGTGAGACGGCCAGTTGCGCCTGGGTCGCCCAGCACGCGCCGGGCAATCCGGCCGCGCTGGCCGAGTTCCGGCGCAGGGTCGCGTCGCTGCGCGACGGCGACCCCGCGGTGCGCTGGCGGCCCTTCTGA
- a CDS encoding LysE family translocator, with product MTTAILGFALFSLLVTVSPGPDLVLVLRNCLRGGRRAGAATGLGAAVGSLGWGVAAAFGLAAALQRWDAAFTFVKLAGAAYLVFLGAQALWAQRRAVALSKEPPPALLREGDAPGALGAGAAFRQGVLSCLLNPKVGVFFVAVAPQFLPDGASPLATTLLFGAIDAVIAAAWLLLVTFGATRFMAWLRRPRVHRNLERATGGVLLVLGIGTAVESA from the coding sequence ATGACGACCGCGATACTCGGCTTCGCCCTCTTCTCCCTCCTGGTGACGGTCTCTCCCGGCCCCGACCTCGTGCTCGTCCTGCGCAACTGCCTGCGCGGCGGCCGTCGGGCGGGTGCCGCCACCGGCCTCGGGGCGGCCGTGGGGTCGCTCGGCTGGGGGGTGGCCGCCGCGTTCGGTCTGGCGGCGGCGCTCCAGCGGTGGGACGCGGCGTTCACGTTCGTCAAACTCGCCGGCGCCGCCTATCTCGTCTTCCTCGGCGCCCAGGCGCTCTGGGCGCAGCGCCGTGCCGTCGCCCTGTCCAAGGAGCCGCCGCCCGCCCTGCTGCGCGAGGGCGACGCGCCCGGGGCGCTCGGCGCCGGCGCGGCCTTCCGGCAGGGCGTCCTGAGCTGCCTGCTCAACCCCAAGGTCGGCGTCTTCTTCGTCGCCGTCGCCCCGCAGTTCCTGCCGGACGGCGCGTCCCCGCTCGCCACGACCCTCCTCTTCGGGGCGATCGACGCGGTCATCGCCGCCGCCTGGCTGCTGCTCGTGACCTTCGGCGCCACCCGCTTCATGGCCTGGCTGCGCCGGCCGCGCGTCCACCGCAACCTGGAACGCGCCACGGGCGGCGTGCTGTTGGTGCTGGGCATCGGGACGGCCGTCGAGTCGGCCTGA
- a CDS encoding sulfate adenylyltransferase subunit 1 — protein sequence MSIASIATEPAAATSLLRFATAGSVDDGKSTLVGRLLHDSKSVLADQLEAVEHASRDRGHDAPDLALLTDGLRAEREQGITIDVAYRYFATARRRFVLADTPGHVQYTRNMVTGASTAELALVLVDARHGVVEQTRRHAAVAALLRVPHLVLAVNKMDLVDWSEAVFARIAEEFTAYAGSLGVPDVTAIPVSALAGDNVVTPSAHLDWYGGPTVLEHLETVPVIADPTGDPARFPVQYVIRPRTAGHPDYRGYAGRIASGVLRVGERVTVLPSGRTSTITAIDALGTPVDVAWAPQSVTVRLADDLDVARGDLIAPAAGAPEPVRDVEATVCHVADRPLREGDRVLLKHTTRTVKAVVKALPSRLDPADLALRPSPGALAANDIGRVVLRTAEPLALDDYAVSRSTGAFLLIDPADGTTLTAGMAGPAFTAASGGSGRPEADASVPAPDDGWDF from the coding sequence ATGAGCATCGCCAGTATCGCCACGGAGCCGGCGGCCGCGACCTCGCTGCTCCGCTTCGCCACCGCCGGTTCGGTCGACGACGGCAAGTCCACCCTGGTCGGACGGCTGCTGCACGACTCCAAGTCGGTCCTGGCCGACCAGCTGGAGGCCGTCGAACACGCCTCCCGCGACCGCGGCCACGACGCGCCCGACCTGGCGCTGCTGACCGACGGGCTGCGGGCCGAGCGCGAGCAGGGCATCACCATCGACGTCGCCTACCGCTACTTCGCCACCGCCCGCCGCCGGTTCGTCCTCGCGGACACCCCCGGGCACGTGCAGTACACGCGCAACATGGTCACCGGCGCGTCCACCGCCGAGCTGGCCCTGGTCCTGGTCGACGCCCGGCACGGCGTCGTCGAGCAGACCCGCCGGCACGCCGCGGTGGCCGCGCTGCTGCGGGTCCCGCACCTGGTGCTCGCGGTGAACAAGATGGACCTGGTGGACTGGTCCGAGGCCGTCTTCGCCCGGATCGCCGAGGAGTTCACCGCCTACGCGGGCTCGCTCGGCGTCCCCGACGTGACCGCGATCCCGGTGTCGGCGCTCGCGGGCGACAATGTGGTGACGCCCTCGGCCCACCTGGACTGGTACGGCGGTCCGACCGTCCTGGAGCACCTGGAGACCGTCCCGGTGATCGCCGACCCCACCGGCGACCCGGCCCGGTTCCCCGTCCAGTACGTGATCCGCCCGCGGACCGCCGGCCACCCCGACTACCGCGGCTACGCCGGACGCATCGCCTCCGGCGTGCTGCGCGTCGGGGAGCGGGTGACCGTCCTGCCGTCCGGCCGGACGAGCACGATCACCGCGATCGACGCGCTCGGCACGCCGGTGGACGTGGCGTGGGCGCCGCAGTCGGTGACCGTGCGGCTCGCCGACGACCTCGACGTCGCGCGCGGCGACCTCATCGCCCCGGCGGCGGGCGCGCCGGAGCCGGTCCGGGACGTCGAGGCGACCGTCTGCCACGTCGCCGACCGGCCGCTGCGGGAGGGCGACCGGGTGCTCCTGAAGCACACCACGCGCACGGTGAAGGCCGTCGTCAAGGCGCTGCCGTCGCGCCTCGACCCGGCGGACCTCGCCCTGCGCCCGTCCCCCGGCGCCCTGGCCGCCAACGACATCGGCCGGGTGGTCCTGCGCACCGCCGAGCCGCTGGCCCTGGACGACTACGCGGTCTCCCGGAGCACCGGCGCCTTCCTGCTGATCGACCCGGCCGACGGAACGACCCTGACCGCCGGCATGGCGGGCCCGGCGTTCACGGCGGCGTCCGGGGGGTCCGGACGACCGGAGGCGGACGCTTCCGTCCCGGCTCCGGACGACGGCTGGGACTTCTGA
- a CDS encoding GbsR/MarR family transcriptional regulator, with protein sequence MPGGRLTQQERRQIALGLADGLAYAEIARRLDRPTSTVTREVMRNGGPTAYRADLAHRATEHRARRRGPAAPRAAEAPPQLHGRDAEAVRAYEETFTTVLMASGVPRMMARVLACLTLTDSGSLTAAELVRRLQVSPASVSKAAAFLESQGLIRRERDQGRRERYTVDDDVWYQSMTASARALAGLVGTAREGVGVLGSDTPAGIRMENIARFLDFVSESTFRAAEQAREVLHTKPRPAREQDLPAEPDDAPGSHSR encoded by the coding sequence ATGCCGGGAGGCAGGCTCACCCAGCAAGAACGCCGGCAGATCGCGCTGGGCCTGGCCGACGGCCTCGCCTACGCGGAGATCGCCCGCCGTCTCGACCGTCCGACCTCGACGGTCACCCGCGAGGTGATGCGCAACGGCGGCCCCACCGCCTACCGCGCCGACCTGGCCCACCGTGCCACCGAACACCGCGCCCGGCGGCGCGGACCGGCCGCGCCGCGGGCCGCGGAGGCGCCCCCGCAGCTCCACGGACGCGACGCCGAGGCCGTGCGCGCGTACGAGGAGACCTTCACCACCGTCCTCATGGCGTCGGGCGTACCCAGGATGATGGCCCGGGTGCTGGCCTGCCTCACCCTCACCGACTCCGGCAGCCTCACCGCCGCCGAACTCGTCCGCCGCCTCCAGGTGAGCCCGGCTTCCGTCTCCAAGGCGGCCGCGTTCCTGGAGAGCCAGGGCCTCATCCGCCGGGAGCGCGACCAGGGCCGCCGGGAGCGCTACACCGTCGACGACGACGTCTGGTACCAGTCGATGACGGCCAGCGCCCGCGCGCTCGCCGGGCTCGTCGGGACCGCGCGGGAGGGCGTCGGCGTCCTCGGCTCCGACACCCCGGCCGGCATCCGCATGGAGAACATCGCGCGCTTCCTCGACTTCGTCTCCGAGAGCACCTTCCGCGCCGCCGAGCAGGCCCGGGAGGTGCTCCACACGAAGCCGCGACCGGCCCGGGAGCAGGACCTCCCGGCCGAGCCCGACGACGCGCCCGGCAGCCACAGCCGGTAG
- a CDS encoding aliphatic sulfonate ABC transporter substrate-binding protein translates to MPASARRRPRAASLTAVPLLALALSLTLASCGYGSAKDDTRPAGQAGEGAAKLSADSVTIGYFPNITHATPLVGEQEGILRKELGGTKLKSTTFNAGPSEIEALNAGSIDIGWIGPSPAINGYVKAKGENLRIVSGSASGGVKLVVDPKKVRTLDDVKGKRIATPQKGNTQDVAFLNWVAGKGWKVDPGSGKGDVSVVRTDNKVTPDAFKSGSVDGAWVPEPTASKLVSEGGKVLLDESSLWPGGKFVITNVIVSRKFLDRHPDVVEAVLRGSVRTNAWIAANPAKAKASANAALKKLSGKALPADVLDPAWASIRTTDDPLAATLRAEADHAVAAGLLDKPDLSGIYDLAPLNKVLKAEGRPPVDAAGLGRQ, encoded by the coding sequence ATGCCCGCCTCCGCCCGCCGCCGACCACGCGCGGCCTCCCTCACCGCCGTCCCCCTCCTGGCACTGGCCCTCTCCCTCACCCTGGCGTCCTGCGGCTACGGCTCCGCGAAGGACGACACGCGCCCCGCCGGGCAGGCCGGCGAGGGCGCGGCGAAGCTGTCGGCCGACTCCGTGACCATCGGCTACTTCCCCAACATCACGCACGCGACCCCGCTGGTCGGCGAACAGGAGGGCATCCTCCGGAAGGAACTCGGCGGCACCAAGCTCAAGTCGACCACGTTCAACGCGGGCCCCTCCGAGATCGAGGCGCTCAACGCCGGTTCGATCGACATCGGCTGGATCGGCCCCTCGCCGGCGATCAACGGCTACGTCAAGGCCAAGGGCGAGAACCTGCGGATCGTCTCCGGCTCGGCCTCCGGCGGCGTCAAGCTCGTCGTCGATCCCAAGAAGGTCCGCACGCTCGACGACGTCAAGGGCAAGCGGATCGCCACCCCGCAGAAGGGCAACACCCAGGACGTCGCCTTCCTCAACTGGGTCGCGGGCAAGGGCTGGAAGGTCGACCCGGGGAGCGGCAAGGGCGACGTGTCGGTGGTGCGGACGGACAACAAGGTCACGCCGGACGCGTTCAAGTCCGGTTCGGTGGACGGCGCGTGGGTGCCGGAGCCGACGGCGTCGAAGCTGGTGTCCGAGGGCGGGAAGGTGCTGCTGGACGAGTCGTCCCTGTGGCCCGGCGGGAAGTTCGTGATCACCAACGTCATCGTGTCGAGGAAGTTCCTCGATCGGCACCCGGACGTCGTCGAGGCCGTGCTGCGCGGCTCGGTGCGCACCAACGCCTGGATCGCGGCCAACCCGGCGAAGGCGAAGGCGTCCGCCAACGCGGCGCTGAAGAAGCTGTCCGGCAAGGCGCTGCCGGCCGACGTCCTCGACCCGGCGTGGGCGTCCATCCGGACCACCGACGACCCGCTGGCGGCCACGCTGCGGGCCGAGGCCGACCACGCGGTCGCCGCCGGCCTGCTGGACAAGCCCGATCTGTCGGGCATCTACGACCTCGCTCCGCTCAACAAGGTCCTCAAGGCCGAGGGCCGGCCACCCGTCGACGCGGCGGGGCTCGGCCGGCAGTAG
- a CDS encoding DUF4097 family beta strand repeat-containing protein, translating to MQKFATPAPISAVLAIPAGRVRFIAADRADTVVEVLPADASKARDVKAAERIAVTYDDGVLRITAEPAKSPVLGSSGSAEVTVRLPAGSRVDAKTADGELRGVGRLGDVAFESARGEVKLDEAASARLVLQAGDVTVGRLGGDAEISTRKGDLRVAEAVRGTVVLHTEAGEVSVGAARGVSASLDAGTAYGRIHNALKNSEGADAALRIRATTSYGDITARSV from the coding sequence GTGCAGAAGTTCGCCACCCCCGCCCCCATCTCCGCCGTCCTCGCCATCCCCGCGGGCCGCGTCCGGTTCATCGCCGCCGACCGGGCCGACACCGTGGTCGAGGTGCTGCCCGCGGACGCCTCCAAGGCCCGGGACGTCAAGGCCGCGGAGCGGATCGCGGTCACCTACGACGACGGAGTCCTGCGGATCACGGCCGAGCCGGCGAAGAGCCCGGTCCTGGGCAGCTCCGGATCGGCCGAGGTGACCGTCCGACTGCCCGCCGGTTCCCGGGTCGACGCCAAGACCGCCGACGGTGAACTCCGGGGCGTCGGACGGCTCGGCGACGTCGCCTTCGAGAGCGCGCGGGGCGAGGTCAAGCTCGACGAGGCCGCGAGCGCCCGCCTCGTCCTCCAGGCCGGTGACGTCACGGTCGGACGCCTGGGCGGCGACGCGGAGATCAGCACCCGGAAGGGCGACCTCCGAGTCGCCGAGGCGGTGCGCGGCACGGTCGTGCTGCACACCGAAGCCGGCGAGGTGTCGGTCGGCGCGGCCCGCGGCGTCTCCGCGTCGCTGGACGCGGGCACCGCCTACGGCCGGATCCACAACGCGCTCAAGAACAGCGAGGGCGCGGACGCCGCCCTGAGGATCCGCGCGACCACCTCCTACGGTGACATCACCGCGCGCAGTGTCTGA
- a CDS encoding ABC transporter ATP-binding protein: MAPTTTPTTTTSTGTAGTPPAPAGDAPPAVRIDRVHKNFGRSGDGRPVLEDITLDVRPGEFVCLLGASGCGKSTLLNLVAGLDRPTAGTIDVPGGRPALMFQEHALFPWLTAGRNIELALRLRGVPRADRRAEAERLLDLVRLGGAHRKRVHELSGGMRQRVALARALAQDSRLLLMDEPFAALDAITRDVLHHELTRIWSEAPASGSALSVLFVTHNVREAVRLGQRVVLLSSRPGRVAREWTIGIPQPRRIEDAAVADLSVEITEELRGEIRRHGKH; this comes from the coding sequence ATGGCCCCGACCACGACCCCCACGACCACCACGAGCACCGGCACGGCCGGCACCCCGCCCGCACCGGCCGGCGACGCGCCGCCGGCCGTCCGGATCGACCGCGTCCACAAGAACTTCGGCCGGTCCGGCGACGGGCGGCCGGTCCTGGAGGACATCACGCTCGACGTCCGCCCCGGGGAGTTCGTCTGCCTGCTGGGGGCCAGCGGCTGCGGGAAGTCCACGCTGCTGAACCTGGTCGCCGGGCTGGACCGGCCCACCGCGGGCACCATCGACGTGCCCGGCGGCCGGCCGGCGTTGATGTTCCAGGAGCACGCCCTGTTCCCCTGGCTGACGGCGGGCCGCAACATCGAGCTGGCGCTGCGGCTGCGCGGCGTGCCCCGGGCCGACCGGCGGGCGGAGGCCGAGCGGCTGCTCGACCTCGTCCGCCTGGGCGGCGCGCACCGCAAGCGGGTGCACGAGCTGTCCGGCGGCATGCGGCAGCGCGTCGCCCTCGCCCGGGCGCTGGCGCAGGACAGCCGGCTGCTGCTGATGGACGAGCCGTTCGCCGCGCTCGACGCCATCACCCGGGACGTGCTGCACCACGAACTCACCCGGATCTGGTCGGAGGCGCCGGCGTCGGGGTCCGCGCTGTCGGTGCTGTTCGTCACGCACAACGTGCGCGAGGCGGTCCGGCTGGGGCAGCGGGTCGTCCTGCTGTCGTCCCGGCCGGGCCGGGTGGCGCGGGAGTGGACGATCGGCATCCCGCAGCCGCGCCGCATCGAGGACGCGGCGGTCGCCGACCTGTCCGTGGAGATCACCGAGGAACTGCGTGGGGAGATCCGCCGCCATGGCAAGCACTGA
- a CDS encoding MarR family winged helix-turn-helix transcriptional regulator has product MADEGRAPERAELLARIEAESRGHYAVWTLFNQALADHLGLHPTDLQCLGVLDEQDGPLCTGEIARLTGLTPGSATRLVDRLVKAGLAERHTDPTDRRRALVSLAPGSLATVRAAWDEPSRAFGEVLAGYTDDQLAVIGDYLRRASEVGRAQAERLRGEAAGRA; this is encoded by the coding sequence ATGGCGGACGAAGGCCGCGCGCCGGAGCGCGCCGAGCTGCTCGCGCGGATCGAGGCGGAGAGCCGCGGCCATTACGCGGTGTGGACCCTCTTCAACCAGGCGCTGGCGGACCACCTGGGCCTGCACCCCACCGACCTCCAGTGCCTCGGCGTCCTGGACGAGCAGGACGGCCCGCTGTGCACCGGAGAGATCGCCCGCCTCACCGGCCTGACCCCCGGCTCCGCCACCCGCCTCGTCGACCGCCTCGTCAAGGCCGGCCTCGCCGAACGCCACACCGACCCCACCGACCGCCGCCGCGCCCTCGTCTCCCTCGCCCCCGGGTCCCTCGCCACCGTCCGCGCCGCGTGGGACGAGCCGAGCCGGGCCTTCGGCGAAGTGCTGGCCGGCTACACCGACGACCAGCTCGCCGTCATCGGCGACTATCTCCGCCGCGCCTCGGAGGTGGGCCGCGCCCAGGCCGAACGGCTGCGGGGGGAGGCGGCGGGCCGGGCCTGA
- a CDS encoding sirohydrochlorin chelatase, translated as MTGTPPALLLVAHGSRDPRHAATVAALRSRVAARLPGVRVAAGFLDLRTPDVPTALARLAEDGVRTAVAVPLLLTHAFHASTDIPDVLRTATPRELTVHQAPVLGPSRLLLSALESRLREAGVPAHARRTTGVVLAAAGSSDPAATATVEALARTWQATGWHTVHPAYASATGPRTEDAVRALRAGGCRRVAVARYMLAPGRLPDRVAASAATAGADAVTEPLGAAREVVALLVRRYEAGVAGTAAGVATGVRAAA; from the coding sequence ATGACCGGCACGCCCCCCGCGCTGCTCCTGGTCGCCCACGGCAGCCGCGACCCGCGCCACGCGGCGACCGTCGCCGCCCTGCGCTCCCGGGTCGCGGCCCGCCTCCCGGGCGTACGCGTCGCGGCCGGCTTCCTGGACCTGCGCACGCCCGACGTCCCGACGGCCCTCGCCCGTCTGGCGGAGGACGGGGTACGGACGGCGGTGGCCGTACCGCTGCTGCTGACGCACGCCTTCCACGCGTCGACGGACATCCCGGACGTACTCCGCACCGCCACACCACGTGAGCTGACGGTCCATCAGGCGCCGGTGCTGGGCCCGTCCCGCCTCCTCCTCTCGGCCCTGGAAAGTCGTCTGCGCGAGGCGGGCGTCCCCGCGCACGCCCGTCGCACCACGGGCGTCGTCCTGGCCGCCGCCGGCTCCTCCGACCCGGCGGCCACCGCCACCGTCGAAGCCCTGGCCCGCACCTGGCAGGCCACCGGCTGGCACACCGTCCACCCCGCGTACGCCTCCGCCACCGGCCCCCGCACGGAAGACGCCGTCCGCGCCCTCCGCGCCGGAGGCTGCCGACGCGTCGCCGTGGCCCGCTACATGCTGGCCCCCGGCCGCCTCCCGGACCGCGTCGCCGCGAGCGCCGCCACGGCGGGCGCCGACGCGGTCACGGAACCGCTGGGCGCGGCGCGGGAGGTGGTGGCACTGCTGGTGCGGCGGTACGAGGCGGGGGTGGCCGGCACGGCCGCCGGGGTGGCGACGGGCGTACGCGCGGCGGCTTAG